CCACGTTGAAGACGACCCCGCCGATCTGCTCGACCGCAGAGCCGATACCCGGCAGGACCGCACCGAGAACGGTGCCGACCAGGTTGGTCAGGCCGAGGGCGCCAATGAGAGTTGAGAGCATCGATCTTTCTCCATTCGAGGTATGGGCGGAGGCTACGGATCAGACAGCCGAGCTCTCGGCTCCGAACTCGACCCGCCCGTGTTGTCCTGACATGGACAAAATTGCCGGCGAACGCACCCGGCCAGTAGTGCCATCTGTCACTCATTTGGAGTGACGACCCCAGTCGGTAGCGCGATCGCTCCGGGCGGTGTGCACCCTCGTGAGAATTTCACCGCCAGATGCCGATTCGGCCTGTACCGTGGCTCAGCACGGTCTAACTTGCAGCGGTGGACAACTTGCGCCGTAAGGCTTGGAACGACCTTGTTGCCCGGGTATTCATGACTCGGGCCGTTGTGCTCTTCGTCGCGGCCGGTACTCTCGCCTACCGTGAGGCGTGGGTATTCCTGGCGTTGGGCACTGTTGGCGAGGGCGCAACAAATGCGTACCTCTTGCGCCACGACAAAGAATTGCTGCGCCGCCGGCTGTCGTCAGCCTCGGATGAGGTGACCCCGGTGCAGCGCAAGGTCCAGAAGTTCACTGCCGTGACCTTCTCCGGGACGCTCGTGAGCTCCGGCCTCGACCACCGGTTCCATTGGTCGCACATACCGAGTGCCGTGATCCTCGCCGGGGATCTATTGGTTGTCTGTGGCCTCGTGATCATCTGGGCCGCATTCCGCGCGAACACCTTCGCTTCCGCGATCATCACCGTCGAGGAACGACAGACGGTTGTTGCGGCCGGACCGTACGCCTTGGTCCGACACCCCATGTACACCGGACTCGTCGTGATGATGCTCGGTGTCGGCCCTGCGCTCGGCTCGTGGTGGGGACTGGTGGGAGCGGTCGCGTTCGCCTCGGGGGTCGTCGTCCGCCTGTTGGACGAGGAACGCTTCCTGGCCGGCAATCTGGTCGGCTACACGGACTACCGGGCCAAGGTCCGTCATCGGTTGGCCCCGCTGGTCTGGTGACGACAGCAGTCATCCTGTCGTGCCCGGGGGCCCGGCTGAGGACGAACGGACCTCACACGTCCTCGGTCAGCAGCCGCGCGAAGCCCGCCGCACACGTACCGCCGGCCCACGCGACCACAATCAGCAGACCGGTCCAGCCGCCGCCCGGCTTGGACCAGAACTCCGCCCCGGCCTGAGCCGGCAGCAGCTCGGTGACCGTCGCGCCGATCCCAGCCGGTAGGAAGCCGAGCACCGTCGGGGCCAGGAACAACAGGGCGACCAGCGAGACGATCGCCCCTGCCGTGTGCCGCAGCAGCACACCGAGGCCCATGGCGAGCATCGAAATCAGCACCAGGTACAGGGCAGCTCCCAGCACCGGACGCAGCGTGCCCGGCGCACCGAGGTGCGTCTCAATGTGGTGCTTGGTCCACATCCACTGGGCCAGCTGAAATGCCGTCACCGCGGCGACGAGCGAGGTCGTGCCGACCACGCCGGTCAGCACCACCAACTTGCCCAGGATGAACCGGGCGCGTTGCGGCACAGCCGTCAACGACGACCGGATCATGCCGGTCGCGTACTCGCCGCTGATGAACAGCACGCCGAGGACCCCGAACGCGAGTTGCGCCAGGCCGACGCCTGCCATTGGCGTCACGGCCGGGCTGAACACCTTGTGGGCATCGGGATTGAGCTTGTCCCACTGGGAGTTGATCACTGCGGCAACGATCGCAGCCACGCCGATGATCACCGCGGCGGAGACGAACACAACAATCTTGCTGGACCGCAGCGAGCGGAACTTCGTCCACTCCGAGCGGATCACGCGCAGCTGGGTGACCTTCAGGCCGGGAAGCCCGCCGGCCGCGGCTGACCGCGCGGTCGAGGCCGGACGCGGCTTCTTCGGGCGATCCGTCTGCGTCGCCTGCGCCGGGACCGGACGGAACGGGGCGATCACCCCACCAGTGGCTGCCAACTCCGCCGTGGCAGCCTTCAGGTCACGGGACTGCCGCAGCCGGACGGCAGCCACCGGCAGGAAGCACACGCCCAGCAGGTCGCACGCCAGCCCGTAGATGAACCACCAACTGCTGGTCGGGGCCAGGGCAGTGAGCGCGGTCGCGAACGCGATCAGCGCGCCGCCGTAGAACATCGGCCGCCAGACCGGCCGGCCCCGGCCGATCAACATCTGTGCGCTGATCGCGACGGCCTGTGCGTTGCCGGTCGACGCCGCGCCACCGGGCTTGTTCGCCGGGATCTGGATCGTCACCGCCTGGACCGCGGGCGGCGGGGCCGACCGGCTCATCGTGGACCCCCGACGGGCTCGGCGCTGTACTCGACGGCGGCGGCCGTCAGCGCCATGAACGCCTCCTCCAGCGAGACCTCGGCGACGTTCAACTGGTGGACCACGATCCGGTGCTCGCAGGCGACCGTCCCGATGCGCTCGGCGGAGAGCCCACGCACCGCCAACTCGCCCGGGGCGACCGCCTCGACCGACACCCCGGGACCGACCAGCGCCTCGGCCAGTTCGGTGGCCTGCGGAGAGCGCACCAGCACCCGGCCGTCGGAGGCGCGCGCCGTGAACTCGGCGACCGTGGTGTCCGCGATCAGCTTCCCTCGGCCGATCACGATCAACCGCTGCGCGGTCTGCGCCATCTCGGACATCAGGTGCGAGGACAGGAAGACGGTCCGTCCCTGGGCGGCCAGATCCTGCAGCAGCAGTCGAACCCAGCGGATGCCGTCCGGGTCCAGCCCGTTGATCGGTTCGTCGAGCACCACCGTGCGCGGGTCTCCGAGTAGCGCGACCGCGATCCCGAGGCGCTGTCCCATGCCGAGGGAGAACTTCCCGGCGCGCTTTCCGGCCACGTCGCGAAGGCCGACCTGCTCGATGACCTCGTCGACCCGGCGCCGGCGGACGCCGTTGCTGTGCGCGAGGGCCAACAGGTGATTGAAGGCCGAGCGCGACGAGTGGACCGACCGTGCC
This genomic window from Sporichthyaceae bacterium contains:
- a CDS encoding ABC transporter permease → MSRSAPPPAVQAVTIQIPANKPGGAASTGNAQAVAISAQMLIGRGRPVWRPMFYGGALIAFATALTALAPTSSWWFIYGLACDLLGVCFLPVAAVRLRQSRDLKAATAELAATGGVIAPFRPVPAQATQTDRPKKPRPASTARSAAAGGLPGLKVTQLRVIRSEWTKFRSLRSSKIVVFVSAAVIIGVAAIVAAVINSQWDKLNPDAHKVFSPAVTPMAGVGLAQLAFGVLGVLFISGEYATGMIRSSLTAVPQRARFILGKLVVLTGVVGTTSLVAAVTAFQLAQWMWTKHHIETHLGAPGTLRPVLGAALYLVLISMLAMGLGVLLRHTAGAIVSLVALLFLAPTVLGFLPAGIGATVTELLPAQAGAEFWSKPGGGWTGLLIVVAWAGGTCAAGFARLLTEDV
- a CDS encoding isoprenylcysteine carboxylmethyltransferase family protein; this encodes MDNLRRKAWNDLVARVFMTRAVVLFVAAGTLAYREAWVFLALGTVGEGATNAYLLRHDKELLRRRLSSASDEVTPVQRKVQKFTAVTFSGTLVSSGLDHRFHWSHIPSAVILAGDLLVVCGLVIIWAAFRANTFASAIITVEERQTVVAAGPYALVRHPMYTGLVVMMLGVGPALGSWWGLVGAVAFASGVVVRLLDEERFLAGNLVGYTDYRAKVRHRLAPLVW
- a CDS encoding ATP-binding cassette domain-containing protein, which encodes MIEVRGLSKKYGDTVAVRNLSFTVPAGTVTGFLGPNGAGKSTTMRMIAGLDTPSSGSVLVNGRNYRHAKAPMAELGMLLEARSVHSSRSAFNHLLALAHSNGVRRRRVDEVIEQVGLRDVAGKRAGKFSLGMGQRLGIAVALLGDPRTVVLDEPINGLDPDGIRWVRLLLQDLAAQGRTVFLSSHLMSEMAQTAQRLIVIGRGKLIADTTVAEFTARASDGRVLVRSPQATELAEALVGPGVSVEAVAPGELAVRGLSAERIGTVACEHRIVVHQLNVAEVSLEEAFMALTAAAVEYSAEPVGGPR